One window of the Solanum stenotomum isolate F172 chromosome 11, ASM1918654v1, whole genome shotgun sequence genome contains the following:
- the LOC125843795 gene encoding lignin-forming anionic peroxidase-like: MMTTSNKSFVAIFSLLLLSSMQCHAQLSSTFYDRICPTALTTIRTSIRQAVSSERRMAASLIRLHFHDCFVQGCDASILLDETPTIVSEKTALPNLGSARGYGIIENAKRELEKTCPGIVSCADILAVAARDASTLVGGPSWTVKLGRRDSTTASHTLAETDLPGPFDPLDRIISGFANKGLSTRDMVALSGAHSIGQAQCFLFRDRIYSNGTDIDAGFASTRRSQCPQEDQNGNLAPLDLVTPNQLDNNYYKNLIQRKGLLQSDQVLLSGGSTDSIVTEYSNNPRTFASDFAAAMIKMGDISPPTGQNVIIRTVCGAIN; encoded by the exons ATGATGACTACTTCAAACAAATCTTTTGTTgctatattttctcttctcttacTCTCTAGCATGCAATGTCATGCACAACTTTCTTCTACATTTTATGACCGCATTTGCCCTACTGCTCTCACCACTATTCGTACAAGCATAAGACAAGCAGTTTCAAGTGAACGTCGCATGGCTGCATCCCTCATTCGTCTTCATTTTCATGATTGTTTTGTTCAG GGTTGTGATGCTTCTATCTTACTTGATGAGACTCCAACAATTGTAAGCGAGAAGACTGCATTGCCAAACCTTGGATCAGCTAGAGGATACGGTATTATAGAAAATGCAAAAAGGGAACTTGAGAAAACATGTCCAGGAATTGTGTCATGTGCAGACATACTTGCAGTTGCTGCTAGGGATGCCTCCACTCTC GTTGGAGGTCCATCATGGACGGTGAAACTCGGAAGAAGAGATTCAACCACTGCAAGTCATACTCTTGCTGAAACTGATCTCCCAGGTCCTTTTGATCCTCTTGATAGGATTATTTCTGGCTTTGCCAACAAAGGCCTTAGCACAAGGGATATGGTTGCTTTATCAG GTGCACATTCAATTGGTCAAGCACAATGCTTCCTTTTCCGCGATAGGATTTATAGTAATGGAACAGACATCGATGCTGGATTTGCTAGCACTAGAAGAAGTCAATGTCCTCAAGAAGATCAAAATGGAAACCTAGCTCCACTAGATTTGGTTACACCCAATCAATTGGATAACAATTACTACAAGAACTTGATTCAAAGAAAAGGTCTTCTTCAATCAGATCAAGTCCTTCTTAGTGGCGGGTCAACGGATAGCATTGTTACTGAATATAGCAACAACCCTCGCACATTTGCCTCTGATTTTGCTGCAGCTATGATTAAAATGGGAGATATTAGTCCTCCAACTGGTCAAAATGTGATCATAAGAACTGTTTGTGGAgctataaattga
- the LOC125845986 gene encoding uncharacterized protein LOC125845986, which translates to MDPTINTIASSEMIPIPSVAANPSASIATESPMEVIARLEQRIGELNLLVTQYQAASQNLPPDARQKGPIPPLFPTSSELNQGDHFTTFQQTQSAPLSHPKDPTVTHYAPPEYTYVTTPPVTKAQEFHRQDVNHYVEIENDAKSIDAEMMNKKMKSLKDAMRELCTFPEVELPPGYKIPKFKKFNGSGNPFFHFKIYCEKLIGVGNNEGIRIKLFNQSLTGKALEWYSKKDVTKWSTWDDLANAFVDHYKFHVEIAPDRISITKLKPKSTECFREYVIRWRAEATRVHPPMEESEMITYFIQAQDSEYNERMVTMGGKTFAEVIKAGEMIEDSLKTGRITSYTLSQFANRAYQTGSFGKKKEKEVMMLTIRGATSYNRQPPPGYPNSQYYVCNNQATFHPPRPMQNHQNNAPHPDFEKKPTRVFTPLCETRTQLFERLKEARILNPVEAKTVNTSAKWYNPNKRCAYHSGVIGHDTEKCITLKHKIQNLIDNEVVKLAQAPPNVNTNPLPKHKE; encoded by the exons ATGGATCCCACTATCAACACGATTGCTTCATCCGAAATGATCCCCATTCCATCTGTCGCAGCCAATCCTAGTGCCTCAATAGCAACAGAATCGCCCATGGAAGTTATCGCTCGTCTAGAGCAACGAATTGGTGAACTGAACCTCCTGGTAACACAATATCAAGCTGCTTCTCAGAACTTACCACCTGATGCTCGCCAAAAAGGGCCCATACCACCTTTGTTTCCAACTTCAAGTGAGCTCAATCAAGGAGATCATTTTACCACCTTTCAGCAAACTCAAAGTGCTCCCCTCTCTCATCCAAAGGATCCAACAGTAACACATTATGCTCCGCCAGAATACACTTATGTCACTACTCCACCTGTTACCAAGGCTCAGGAGTTTCACCGCCAAGATGTTAATCActatgttgaaattgaaaatgatgCAAAATCAATTGATGCTGAAATGATGAATAAGAAGATGAAAAGCTTAAAAGATGCTATGAGAG AGTTGTGCACATTCCCTGAGGTTGAGCTTCCACCCGGTTACAAAATTCCGAAGTTTAAAAAGTTCAATGGATCAGGAAACCCTTtctttcacttcaaaatttACTGCGAAAAGTTGATTGGCGTTGGAAACAACGAAGGGATAAGAATCAAGTTATTCAATCAAAGTCTGACTGGAAAAGCCTTGGAGTGGTACTCAAAGAAAGATGTGACTAAATGGAGTACTTGGGATGATCTAGCGAATGCTTTTGTGGACCACTATAAGTTTCATGTTGAAATTGCTCCTGATAGGATCTCTATTACCAAGCTAAAACCAAAGTCGACTGAATGCTTTCGAGAATATGTCATTCGTTGGAGGGCAGAAGCTACTAGGGTGCACCCACCCATGGAGGAATCAGAAATGATCACCTACTTCATTCAAGCTCAGGACTCAGAATATAATGAGCGAATGGTGACAATGGGTGGAAAGACATTTGCTGAAGTTATTAAGGCTGGAGAAATGATTGAAGACAGTCTCAAGACTGGCCGAATAACGAGTTACACCTTATCTCAGTTTGCTAACAGGGCATATCAAACTGGTtcatttggaaagaaaaaggagaaagaggttATGATGTTAACAATTCGAGGAGCTACCTCATATAACCGTCAACCACCTCCAGGCTATCCTAATTCACAATACTATGTTTGCAACAATCAAGCAACATTTCATCCTCCACGACCAATGCAAAATCATCAAAACAATGCACCTCATCccgattttgagaaaaaacctACCCGAGTCTTCACTCCATTGTGTGAGACACGGACTCAACTTTTCGAGAGATTGAAAGAGGCAAGAATACTTAATCCAGTGGAAGCCAAGACTGTGAATACTTCAGCCAAGTGGTATAACCCAAATAAGCGGTGTGCTTATCACTCAGGAGTTATTGGACATGACACAGAGAAATGTATCACcctcaaacacaaaattcaaaatctgaTTGACAACGAGGTGGTAAAACTTGCTCAAGCTCCACCGAATGTGAACACCAATCCACTACCCAAGCATAAGGAGTAG